A stretch of the uncultured Desulfobacter sp. genome encodes the following:
- the arnA gene encoding bifunctional UDP-4-amino-4-deoxy-L-arabinose formyltransferase/UDP-glucuronic acid oxidase ArnA, with the protein MKTIVLAYHNIGCIGINALLEHGYEIQAVFTHEDDPHEAVWFDSVAELAASKGIPVYAPEDINHPLWVNRIKSLAPDQIFSFYYRQMVKPEILAIPPRGCMNLHGSLLPRYRGRCPVNWVLVNGETETGVTLHHMTPRPDDGDIVGQKQVPIHETDTALTLHRKIGTAAQDLLADLLPEILASRAPRIPQDNAIAGYFGGRRPEDGQIDWTRSAHDVRNLIRAVTRPYPGAFSFLGSRKCLFWDVAETPSVPDAPPGTILSIDPLCIACGTDAVEVRYGQEENGLYMRGTQLAQEMKLAPGMLFDGKTESVVGPRRKRHVLILGVNGFIGNHLSKRLLDSGRYEVHGMDLRSDCIRDLMAHPDFHYTEGDISIMREWIEYHVRKCDIVLPLVAIATPIEYVRNPLKVFELDFEENLRIVRYCVKYKKRLIFPSTSEVYGMCADDEFDEDRSNFVLGPIHKQRWIYSCSKQMLDRVIWAYGKTQGLPFTIFRPFNWVGPKLDSLKSARIGSSRVITQFILNLVEGSPIHLVDGGEQKRCFTDYRDGVECLFKIIEDKNGQCNGQIFNIGNPDNEYSMADLADILREKFAAHPRRSEFPPDSGTECIEARTYYGDGYQDVQHRRPSIRLSQKILGWTPKVPFEQSVAETLEYFLNSVAVVETQG; encoded by the coding sequence ATGAAAACGATTGTACTGGCCTATCACAATATCGGATGCATCGGCATCAACGCACTTTTGGAGCACGGATACGAAATTCAGGCGGTTTTCACCCATGAAGATGATCCCCATGAAGCCGTCTGGTTTGATTCTGTGGCTGAACTGGCTGCATCCAAGGGTATCCCGGTCTATGCCCCAGAAGATATCAACCATCCCCTTTGGGTTAATCGGATCAAAAGCCTTGCCCCAGACCAGATTTTTTCCTTTTACTACCGTCAGATGGTGAAGCCCGAAATCCTGGCCATCCCTCCCCGGGGATGCATGAACCTGCACGGCTCTCTTCTTCCCCGCTACCGGGGCCGGTGTCCTGTGAATTGGGTACTGGTCAACGGGGAGACCGAGACAGGCGTCACACTCCACCACATGACCCCCCGGCCCGATGACGGGGACATTGTGGGGCAAAAACAGGTGCCTATTCATGAAACGGACACGGCCTTGACCCTGCACCGTAAGATCGGTACGGCTGCCCAAGACCTGCTGGCGGATCTTCTGCCCGAAATTCTGGCCAGCCGTGCACCCCGTATCCCCCAGGATAACGCCATCGCAGGCTATTTCGGCGGCCGAAGGCCCGAAGACGGACAGATCGACTGGACCCGGAGCGCCCATGATGTCAGGAATCTGATTCGGGCCGTGACCCGTCCTTATCCCGGGGCCTTTTCCTTTCTGGGTTCCCGGAAATGCCTTTTCTGGGATGTGGCAGAGACACCATCGGTGCCGGATGCGCCTCCGGGCACCATCCTCTCCATAGATCCTTTGTGTATCGCCTGCGGTACCGATGCAGTGGAGGTGCGGTATGGTCAGGAGGAAAACGGCCTCTACATGAGAGGAACACAGCTTGCCCAGGAGATGAAGCTTGCGCCGGGCATGCTTTTTGACGGCAAAACAGAGTCCGTAGTCGGCCCACGCCGCAAGCGGCATGTCCTGATTCTCGGCGTCAACGGCTTTATCGGCAATCACTTAAGTAAACGACTTCTGGACAGTGGACGCTATGAGGTCCACGGCATGGATCTGAGGTCTGACTGCATCCGGGATCTGATGGCACATCCGGATTTTCATTACACGGAGGGGGATATTTCCATCATGCGGGAGTGGATTGAGTACCACGTCCGAAAGTGCGATATTGTCCTGCCCCTGGTGGCCATTGCCACCCCCATCGAGTATGTCAGGAACCCCCTGAAGGTCTTTGAGCTCGATTTTGAGGAGAACCTGCGCATCGTCCGGTACTGCGTAAAATATAAGAAACGGCTGATTTTCCCCTCCACTTCAGAAGTATACGGCATGTGCGCTGATGATGAGTTTGACGAGGATCGTTCCAACTTTGTCCTGGGCCCCATCCATAAGCAGCGCTGGATTTATTCGTGCAGCAAACAGATGCTGGACCGGGTCATCTGGGCCTATGGGAAAACCCAGGGACTGCCCTTCACCATTTTTAGGCCCTTCAACTGGGTCGGTCCCAAACTGGACTCCCTCAAATCGGCCAGAATCGGCAGTTCCCGGGTGATTACCCAGTTTATCTTAAACCTGGTGGAAGGTTCTCCCATCCACCTGGTGGACGGCGGAGAACAGAAACGCTGCTTTACCGATTACAGGGACGGGGTGGAGTGCCTGTTTAAAATTATTGAAGATAAAAACGGCCAATGCAACGGGCAGATTTTCAATATCGGCAACCCGGATAACGAATACAGCATGGCCGACCTTGCCGACATTCTCAGGGAAAAATTCGCCGCACATCCGCGAAGGTCTGAATTTCCGCCGGACAGCGGTACGGAATGTATCGAAGCCCGTACCTATTACGGGGATGGTTACCAGGATGTCCAGCATCGGCGTCCATCCATTCGGTTATCCCAAAAAATACTGGGATGGACCCCAAAGGTTCCCTTTGAACAATCCGTGGCAGAGACCCTGGAATATTTCCTCAACTCTGTGGCTGTCGTGGAAACCCAAGGATGA
- a CDS encoding glycosyltransferase: protein MKEPDISLVIPVYNEKGNITHLIARCLNVLRFLGRPFEIILVDDGSTDGSRELIRYAAEQHPEIVGILLNRNYGQHPAVFAGLEQSSGRIVVTMDADLQNPPEEIPRLVEEIDRGVDVVGTVRQIRKDSLFRRSASAVINRLVRQATGVMMTDYGCMLRAYRRPIVQAMLQCRERSTFIPILANSFAGSTVEIPVNHAPREKGESKYSFFKLISLQFDLLTSMSTYPLRLLSLIGSVIAAGGIGFGLLLIVLRFAWGSQWAAEGIFTLFAILFFFIGAQFVGMGLLGEYLGRIYHDVRERPRFFIQEITGATCGSQTDIGTKE from the coding sequence GTGAAGGAACCGGACATTTCCCTGGTCATCCCGGTGTATAACGAAAAAGGAAATATCACCCACCTGATCGCCCGCTGCCTTAACGTCCTGAGGTTTTTGGGGCGGCCCTTTGAAATCATCCTGGTGGATGACGGCAGCACGGACGGATCCAGGGAGCTTATTCGATATGCAGCTGAGCAGCACCCGGAAATCGTGGGAATACTTTTAAATCGCAATTACGGCCAGCACCCGGCGGTCTTTGCCGGATTGGAACAAAGTTCGGGCCGCATCGTGGTAACCATGGATGCAGACCTCCAGAACCCGCCGGAAGAGATCCCCAGACTTGTGGAAGAGATAGACCGGGGCGTGGATGTCGTGGGCACAGTGCGCCAAATCCGGAAAGACTCCCTGTTCCGCCGTAGCGCATCCGCGGTGATCAACAGGCTTGTCCGGCAAGCCACCGGTGTGATGATGACCGATTACGGGTGCATGCTCAGGGCCTACCGACGACCCATTGTCCAGGCCATGCTCCAGTGCCGAGAACGGTCAACCTTTATTCCCATTCTGGCCAACAGTTTTGCCGGCAGCACCGTTGAGATCCCTGTCAATCACGCCCCACGGGAAAAGGGGGAATCCAAGTACAGCTTTTTCAAGCTGATTTCCCTTCAGTTTGATCTGCTCACCTCCATGTCCACCTACCCACTTCGGCTTCTGTCTTTGATCGGATCGGTGATCGCGGCCGGCGGCATCGGATTTGGTCTGCTGCTGATCGTATTGCGGTTCGCCTGGGGGTCCCAGTGGGCTGCCGAAGGCATATTCACCCTGTTTGCAATACTCTTTTTCTTTATAGGCGCCCAGTTTGTCGGCATGGGGCTTCTCGGGGAGTATCTCGGACGGATCTACCACGATGTGCGGGAACGTCCCCGCTTCTTCATCCAGGAAATCACAGGTGCGACCTGTGGATCTCAAACTGACATTGGCACCAAGGAGTAA
- a CDS encoding aminotransferase class I/II-fold pyridoxal phosphate-dependent enzyme — protein sequence MKPEFLPFSRPSISESEIEAVANVLRSGWITTGPKAAEFEEAFSAYCHAEDSVALCSATGGMHLVLTALGIGPGDEVITPSMTWVSTVNLIKLAGAVPVFADVDRDTLMISAETVEPLITERTKLIIPVHFAGAAADMDPLRRLAREHNIPLVEDAAHAAGTEYRGERIGCTGTTIFSFHPIKNMTSGEGGMVCSDDPELLSAVRRLKFHGLGVDAYDRTMQGRSPQAEVLAPGFKYNLTDIAAVLGIGQLERLEGFIEKRDLLARRYLEYLAQVDEILPLAEPAYLMRHAWHLFVIRLDTKKARMDRATFMDELKRRNIGTGIHFKAAHTQKYYRETMPMAAEKLPHTQWNSDRICSFPLFPDMTFEDVDRVVETIKEVLA from the coding sequence ATGAAACCTGAATTTCTGCCGTTTTCCAGACCATCCATCAGCGAGTCTGAAATAGAAGCCGTTGCAAATGTCCTGAGATCCGGTTGGATTACGACCGGACCAAAGGCGGCTGAATTTGAAGAGGCATTTTCTGCCTACTGCCATGCAGAGGACTCGGTTGCACTGTGCTCGGCCACGGGCGGAATGCATCTTGTCCTGACGGCCCTGGGCATCGGCCCCGGAGATGAGGTGATCACCCCGTCCATGACCTGGGTCTCCACCGTTAACCTCATCAAGCTGGCCGGTGCTGTTCCGGTCTTTGCAGATGTGGATCGTGATACGTTGATGATCTCTGCCGAAACCGTCGAACCGCTCATCACGGAACGGACAAAGTTGATTATTCCTGTGCACTTTGCAGGCGCCGCCGCAGACATGGACCCCTTGCGCCGCCTGGCCCGGGAACACAATATTCCTCTGGTTGAAGATGCGGCCCATGCTGCGGGCACTGAATACCGGGGAGAGCGGATCGGCTGTACGGGAACAACCATTTTTTCCTTTCATCCCATTAAAAATATGACATCGGGTGAAGGCGGCATGGTCTGCTCGGATGATCCCGAACTTTTGTCGGCGGTCCGCCGTCTCAAATTCCACGGCCTGGGGGTGGACGCCTATGACCGGACCATGCAGGGCCGGTCGCCCCAGGCCGAAGTGCTGGCTCCCGGATTTAAGTATAACCTCACAGACATTGCTGCGGTCCTGGGTATCGGCCAGCTGGAAAGGCTGGAGGGGTTTATCGAAAAAAGAGACCTGCTGGCCCGCCGTTACCTGGAATATCTGGCACAGGTAGATGAAATTTTGCCCCTGGCCGAGCCTGCCTATCTTATGCGTCATGCATGGCATCTGTTTGTGATTCGGTTGGATACGAAAAAGGCGCGCATGGACCGGGCAACCTTTATGGATGAACTTAAACGTAGAAACATCGGCACCGGCATCCACTTTAAGGCTGCCCATACCCAGAAATACTATCGGGAAACCATGCCCATGGCTGCTGAAAAACTACCCCACACCCAGTGGAATTCAGACCGGATCTGTTCTTTTCCCCTTTTCCCTGACATGACTTTTGAGGATGTGGACCGCGTTGTCGAAACCATTAAGGAGGTGTTGGCGTGA
- a CDS encoding DUF3862 domain-containing protein — translation MKFVNLLILVFLCAVIFLGCSKITRENFAKIKMGMDYENVVGIIGEPDTCDGVLGVKKCVWGNETKNITISFMGEKVILPAMKGL, via the coding sequence ATGAAATTCGTGAATTTGCTGATACTTGTATTTTTATGTGCTGTTATTTTTCTAGGGTGTTCAAAAATTACCCGGGAAAATTTTGCCAAAATTAAGATGGGCATGGATTATGAAAACGTGGTGGGGATCATTGGCGAACCGGATACCTGCGATGGTGTCCTGGGGGTCAAAAAATGTGTGTGGGGCAATGAAACAAAAAATATCACCATCAGTTTCATGGGGGAGAAAGTGATTCTTCCCGCAATGAAAGGACTTTAG
- a CDS encoding YciI family protein, whose translation MQFIVIGRDGTDENALERRMAAREAHLETARKMHESGNWLYAAAILDDEGKMAGSMIVCDFESREALEKQWLDNEAYVKGNVWETVEIKQAAVAPFWAPK comes from the coding sequence ATGCAGTTTATTGTAATCGGCCGGGACGGCACAGATGAAAATGCTTTAGAAAGAAGAATGGCTGCCAGGGAGGCACACCTTGAAACAGCAAGGAAAATGCACGAATCCGGCAATTGGCTCTATGCCGCCGCCATTCTTGATGACGAGGGAAAAATGGCCGGCTCCATGATTGTTTGCGATTTTGAATCCAGGGAAGCATTGGAAAAGCAATGGCTGGACAACGAGGCTTATGTCAAAGGCAATGTCTGGGAAACCGTCGAGATTAAGCAAGCAGCTGTTGCCCCTTTCTGGGCACCTAAATAG
- a CDS encoding Rossmann-like and DUF2520 domain-containing protein, with the protein MNTSKRKFSVIGCGRVGICLATFLFKKNYEPAGFFSKSKASAKAAKAAAGCGVVFDTAADCARAGDIVFITTPDGVIEGVCGDLMRQNAFGPKTMVFHLSGAHSSEILAQAKQSGAVVGSIHPLQSFAPYEPGQASPFEGINISVEGDPDAVSQGKDIAAALGARAFAIPTESKTLYHASAVVASNYLVTLVKFALTLLMETGLREDVAFDILSPLIQGTLSNIGSRGCTRALTGPVARGDHETVARHLTDIDEKIPEFSALYRLLGTHTLDIAGAGDGLPEEAEKMLAHLFKQT; encoded by the coding sequence ATGAACACTTCAAAACGTAAATTTTCCGTGATTGGATGTGGCCGGGTGGGCATCTGTCTGGCTACATTTCTTTTTAAAAAAAATTATGAACCTGCAGGTTTTTTCAGCAAAAGCAAAGCTTCGGCCAAAGCCGCCAAGGCTGCAGCCGGGTGCGGCGTCGTGTTTGATACGGCTGCCGACTGTGCCCGGGCCGGGGATATTGTGTTTATCACCACCCCTGACGGTGTCATAGAAGGTGTTTGCGGCGATCTTATGCGACAAAACGCCTTTGGACCCAAAACCATGGTTTTCCATCTGTCAGGTGCCCACTCTTCAGAAATTCTTGCCCAGGCAAAACAGTCCGGTGCCGTTGTGGGCTCCATTCATCCCCTGCAATCCTTTGCCCCTTATGAACCGGGTCAGGCAAGCCCCTTTGAGGGAATCAACATCTCGGTTGAAGGGGATCCCGATGCCGTCTCCCAAGGCAAAGATATTGCTGCAGCCCTCGGCGCCCGGGCTTTTGCCATCCCAACTGAATCCAAAACCCTTTACCATGCCTCGGCTGTGGTAGCCTCCAACTACCTTGTGACTCTGGTAAAATTTGCCCTGACCCTCTTAATGGAAACAGGGCTTCGGGAAGACGTGGCCTTTGACATTTTGTCACCCCTGATCCAGGGCACACTTTCCAATATAGGGTCCAGGGGTTGCACCCGTGCCCTGACAGGCCCTGTGGCCCGGGGGGATCATGAAACAGTGGCTCGGCACCTGACTGACATTGACGAAAAGATACCGGAATTTTCAGCCCTGTACCGTCTTTTGGGCACCCATACCCTGGATATTGCCGGGGCTGGGGATGGACTGCCTGAAGAAGCGGAAAAAATGCTGGCTCACCTTTTTAAACAAACTTAA
- the panB gene encoding 3-methyl-2-oxobutanoate hydroxymethyltransferase, translating into MSTKVTTSSLMKMKQEGKKITALTAYDYPSALMVDRAGIDLILVGDSVGMAVQGWDTTLPVTMDEMIYHTKLVTRACSRALVVGDMPFMSYQSSMDKAVENAGRFLKEAGATAVKLEGGADVCPAISAMAKAGIPVQAHIGLTPQSVHQMGGFKVQRDEERLLKDAKDVQAAGAFSVVLEGIPASIAEKITATLTIPTIGIGAGPSCDGQILVLHDMLGMHDGFIPKFVKKFVDISTLANQGLAEYIKEVQDGSFPSQDHSYK; encoded by the coding sequence ATGAGCACAAAAGTTACCACTTCCAGCCTGATGAAAATGAAGCAGGAGGGAAAAAAAATAACCGCCCTCACGGCCTACGACTATCCTTCTGCCCTCATGGTGGACCGTGCGGGAATTGATCTTATCCTCGTTGGTGATTCCGTGGGCATGGCAGTCCAGGGCTGGGACACCACCTTGCCCGTGACCATGGATGAGATGATTTATCATACAAAACTTGTGACCCGGGCCTGTAGCAGAGCTTTGGTGGTGGGAGACATGCCCTTTATGTCCTACCAGAGCAGCATGGATAAAGCTGTTGAAAACGCCGGACGTTTTTTAAAGGAAGCCGGGGCCACCGCCGTAAAACTTGAAGGCGGCGCAGATGTCTGTCCTGCCATTTCAGCCATGGCAAAGGCGGGTATACCTGTCCAGGCCCACATTGGCCTGACACCCCAGTCCGTACACCAGATGGGGGGATTCAAGGTGCAGCGGGATGAAGAGCGTCTGCTTAAAGACGCCAAGGATGTTCAAGCAGCCGGGGCTTTTTCCGTGGTTCTGGAAGGTATTCCGGCTTCCATTGCCGAAAAAATCACCGCAACCCTGACCATTCCCACCATCGGCATTGGTGCCGGTCCCTCCTGCGACGGCCAGATTCTGGTACTCCATGACATGCTGGGTATGCATGACGGGTTTATACCCAAATTCGTGAAAAAATTCGTGGATATTTCCACCCTGGCAAATCAGGGGCTTGCTGAATATATTAAAGAGGTTCAGGACGGCAGTTTTCCGTCCCAGGACCATTCATACAAATAG
- a CDS encoding acetate--CoA ligase family protein yields MTQLKKIAETIKYAIKNGIQNFNEDRAKIIFKQLGLPVVQEIRLESIEDVNSAAQTLAYPVVLKGMAKQMLHKTEAGMVEMGITNERHLKESAQKIKSLAGKDFQAFLIQPQIQGKREFTAGMFKDPQFGPVIMFGVGGVLTEALKDMVLRLAPLSDADLEDMLNNLKAKALLGSFRGEAAVNREALKSVLQGLSDLAMACPDICEIDINPLIISPDGSPVAVDGLIIFEKPEHCDTQQHPKIDFKDFYTTFYPKSIAFIGASAVTGKWGHLLLTNAYAGAFKGKIFLINHKGGTIMGRDVYKTIDDIEGDVDLAMVTVPASRVMGLIPALEKKHVKSMVLITSGFRELGAQGRQLEDEIIAAAQKAGILVIGPNTMGLCNPHASLYASGANALPLPGSTAIISQSGNIGTQLLAFAEQQGIGIRLFVGSGNEAMITTENYMQALALDDLTRTVVLYIESVQNGRRFFESASRLSTTKPVVLLKGGRTQDGKRAAAGHTGAMASDSGVFNAACTQAGIIQVEQPMELLDMSTVFSSLPMPKGERVALMTLGGGWGVVTTDLCAEYGLDVPQLSKKVIERLNTYLPDFWSHGNPVDIVGETDPEIPKLCLEELLKWDGCDAVIHLGIHGRRILIYAMAKGVLKTDPGMTKEKTEIFMADLIKAEADYIRYTVEMIQKYNKPVIGVSLLIDELSRALYPYDDLDYKGVFFPSPERAVKALAGMVRYRKWLDSAGNYKK; encoded by the coding sequence ATGACCCAACTGAAAAAAATCGCAGAAACCATTAAATATGCCATAAAAAACGGAATTCAAAACTTCAACGAAGACCGGGCAAAAATAATTTTTAAACAACTGGGTCTGCCCGTGGTTCAGGAAATAAGGCTGGAATCCATCGAAGATGTTAATAGCGCGGCCCAGACTTTGGCCTACCCTGTTGTACTCAAAGGTATGGCTAAACAGATGCTGCATAAAACCGAAGCCGGCATGGTAGAAATGGGCATCACCAACGAAAGGCATCTGAAGGAATCGGCCCAAAAAATTAAATCTCTTGCGGGTAAAGATTTCCAAGCTTTTCTTATCCAGCCCCAGATCCAGGGTAAAAGGGAGTTTACTGCAGGTATGTTCAAAGACCCCCAGTTTGGTCCGGTGATTATGTTCGGGGTGGGCGGTGTACTCACCGAAGCGTTAAAGGACATGGTTTTACGGCTTGCCCCACTGTCTGACGCGGATCTTGAGGACATGCTCAATAACTTGAAAGCCAAGGCCCTTCTGGGATCATTCAGGGGGGAGGCGGCTGTAAACCGTGAGGCACTAAAATCCGTACTCCAGGGTCTGTCTGATCTGGCCATGGCCTGTCCGGACATCTGCGAAATTGATATCAACCCTTTGATTATCAGTCCGGATGGATCACCCGTAGCCGTTGACGGGTTGATAATTTTTGAAAAACCTGAACACTGTGACACTCAACAGCATCCAAAAATTGATTTCAAGGATTTTTACACCACCTTTTATCCAAAATCCATTGCCTTTATCGGCGCTTCTGCAGTCACGGGAAAATGGGGGCATCTGCTGCTCACAAACGCCTATGCCGGGGCGTTCAAAGGTAAGATTTTTTTAATCAATCACAAGGGCGGCACGATTATGGGCCGGGATGTCTACAAGACCATTGATGACATAGAAGGTGATGTAGACCTGGCCATGGTAACCGTGCCTGCAAGCCGGGTCATGGGTCTGATCCCTGCGCTGGAAAAAAAACATGTCAAAAGTATGGTGCTGATCACCAGCGGTTTCAGGGAATTAGGAGCGCAGGGCAGACAGCTTGAGGATGAAATCATAGCCGCAGCCCAAAAAGCCGGAATCCTGGTCATTGGACCAAACACCATGGGTCTTTGCAATCCCCATGCATCACTTTACGCTTCCGGGGCCAATGCCCTTCCACTTCCCGGCTCAACCGCCATCATATCCCAATCGGGAAATATCGGCACCCAGCTTCTTGCCTTTGCCGAGCAGCAGGGCATCGGCATCCGGTTATTTGTAGGGTCAGGCAACGAAGCCATGATCACCACTGAAAATTATATGCAAGCCCTCGCACTTGATGATTTGACCCGCACCGTGGTCTTGTATATCGAAAGCGTACAAAACGGGCGTCGTTTTTTTGAATCCGCCAGCCGCTTGTCAACAACCAAACCCGTGGTGCTCCTCAAAGGTGGAAGAACCCAAGATGGAAAGAGGGCTGCCGCCGGTCATACCGGAGCCATGGCCTCGGATTCAGGCGTATTTAATGCGGCCTGCACCCAAGCCGGGATCATACAGGTGGAGCAGCCCATGGAGCTTTTAGATATGTCCACCGTATTTTCTTCTCTGCCCATGCCAAAAGGGGAACGAGTGGCCCTCATGACCCTGGGCGGCGGATGGGGTGTTGTGACTACGGATCTTTGTGCGGAATACGGGCTTGATGTCCCCCAACTGTCCAAAAAAGTCATTGAGCGGCTTAATACGTATCTGCCGGACTTCTGGAGCCATGGAAATCCTGTGGATATCGTGGGTGAAACAGATCCGGAAATACCCAAACTCTGCCTGGAGGAACTTTTAAAATGGGATGGGTGTGATGCGGTCATCCACCTGGGCATCCACGGCAGACGTATACTCATTTATGCCATGGCAAAAGGTGTGTTGAAAACAGATCCCGGTATGACCAAAGAAAAGACAGAGATTTTCATGGCGGACCTTATCAAGGCAGAAGCGGATTACATCCGATATACCGTTGAAATGATACAAAAATACAACAAACCTGTCATCGGTGTCAGTCTTTTAATCGATGAATTGAGCCGCGCCCTTTACCCTTATGACGATCTGGACTATAAGGGGGTATTTTTTCCCTCACCGGAAAGAGCGGTCAAGGCACTGGCCGGAATGGTCCGGTACAGAAAATGGCTCGATTCGGCAGGGAACTATAAAAAATAG
- a CDS encoding SPFH domain-containing protein has translation MNTDAQFNALSTTRKRKSKFVSMIIGGIIVILILFFIVSRFLTTIPAGHVGVGTLFGKVQPDIYTEGIHVINPLIEITLFDARQKTHKEEMGVPSSDQLITRFDLSIQYRLIKEQAPVMLKETGTPREVIDVHMMPLLRSLMREIGKSVPRAENFYEQAVQQRIQEELLAGLSILAQKGIKIEKLLIRDVTLPSIITNAVMRKKEAAQAAEKAKEELKKFRVEQERKEAQAEAEKKAELIQANKKKEVMLINANAQLEAARIEAQAILVRAEAEAAAKRKIIDAISLEGYLKLESMAVLKDLQNGNHLIILDPNTTSPLPFLNLDKIQNRPMKP, from the coding sequence ATGAACACTGATGCGCAATTTAACGCACTAAGTACCACCCGAAAACGAAAATCTAAATTCGTTTCCATGATTATCGGCGGTATCATAGTCATTCTTATTTTATTTTTTATTGTTTCCCGTTTTTTAACAACCATACCCGCAGGTCACGTGGGTGTAGGTACCTTGTTCGGTAAAGTTCAGCCCGATATTTATACCGAAGGTATTCATGTGATCAATCCCTTAATCGAAATCACGCTTTTCGATGCCAGGCAAAAAACCCATAAGGAAGAGATGGGGGTGCCTTCAAGCGATCAGCTCATCACCAGATTTGACCTGTCTATTCAGTACCGGCTGATCAAAGAGCAGGCCCCTGTAATGCTCAAGGAGACCGGCACGCCCAGGGAAGTTATTGATGTACATATGATGCCCCTGTTGCGAAGCCTGATGCGCGAAATCGGCAAAAGCGTGCCCCGGGCGGAAAATTTTTATGAACAGGCGGTTCAACAGCGTATCCAGGAGGAACTGCTTGCCGGACTTTCTATTTTGGCCCAAAAAGGGATTAAAATTGAAAAACTGCTCATCAGAGATGTAACTTTACCCTCCATCATTACCAATGCGGTCATGAGGAAAAAGGAAGCTGCCCAGGCTGCTGAAAAAGCCAAGGAAGAGCTGAAAAAATTCAGAGTGGAGCAGGAACGAAAAGAAGCCCAGGCCGAAGCGGAAAAAAAAGCGGAGTTGATACAGGCCAACAAGAAAAAAGAGGTAATGCTCATCAATGCAAATGCCCAGCTTGAGGCTGCCAGGATCGAAGCCCAGGCCATTCTTGTGCGTGCCGAGGCAGAAGCTGCGGCCAAACGCAAGATTATTGATGCGATCTCCCTGGAAGGATATCTCAAACTTGAAAGCATGGCTGTACTCAAAGATCTTCAAAACGGAAATCACCTGATCATACTAGATCCCAATACAACGTCTCCTTTACCGTTTTTAAATCTTGATAAAATTCAAAATAGGCCGATGAAACCCTAA
- a CDS encoding D-2-hydroxyacid dehydrogenase, giving the protein MKIVVLDGFTLNPGDLNWDKFSQIGDLQVYDRTSPEEIRERTAGANIVLTNKTVLTAEDIAAMDKVEYIGVLATGVNVVDLEYTKNKGITVTNVPGYSGSSSAQMVFALILELTNRVGHHSQTVTDGKWSESKDFCYWDYPLVELEGITLGIVGYGGIGKAVARIALAFGMNILIYNRSVPPDLPAGITYSDLDNLIKSSDIISLHCPLTPQTKGMINKETLAQMKKTAYLVNTSRGPLIVENDLADALNKGRIAGAAMDVLAKEPPDKSCPLLTADNCYITPHFAWATLASRKRLMSIAVENLKNYLAGNPQNVVPKK; this is encoded by the coding sequence ATGAAAATAGTTGTTCTTGATGGATTTACCCTGAACCCTGGGGATCTTAACTGGGATAAATTTTCACAGATTGGTGATCTGCAGGTTTACGACAGAACAAGCCCCGAAGAGATTCGGGAACGAACGGCAGGCGCCAATATTGTGCTGACAAATAAAACCGTACTGACGGCCGAAGACATTGCGGCGATGGACAAGGTTGAGTATATCGGCGTTTTAGCAACAGGCGTGAATGTCGTCGACCTTGAATATACCAAAAATAAAGGGATTACGGTGACCAACGTTCCCGGTTATTCCGGTTCTTCATCAGCGCAAATGGTTTTTGCCCTGATTCTGGAACTGACAAACAGGGTGGGCCACCACAGTCAGACGGTAACGGATGGAAAATGGTCGGAGTCAAAGGATTTCTGTTATTGGGATTATCCTTTGGTGGAATTGGAAGGCATTACGTTAGGCATTGTCGGTTATGGCGGTATCGGCAAGGCTGTGGCACGTATCGCATTGGCCTTTGGTATGAATATTTTAATCTACAACCGCTCTGTTCCGCCTGATCTTCCCGCCGGCATCACGTATTCGGATCTGGACAACCTGATCAAATCCAGTGATATCATATCCCTGCATTGTCCGTTGACTCCCCAGACAAAAGGAATGATCAATAAGGAGACCCTGGCGCAAATGAAAAAAACGGCATACTTAGTCAATACATCCCGGGGACCGTTGATCGTGGAAAACGATTTGGCAGACGCTTTAAATAAAGGACGTATTGCCGGGGCTGCCATGGATGTCCTCGCCAAAGAACCCCCTGATAAATCCTGCCCTTTGCTGACGGCTGACAATTGTTACATTACACCCCATTTTGCCTGGGCAACCCTTGCATCAAGAAAAAGGCTGATGTCCATAGCTGTTGAAAACCTAAAAAACTATCTGGCAGGAAATCCTCAAAACGTAGTGCCTAAAAAATAA